From Zingiber officinale cultivar Zhangliang chromosome 5B, Zo_v1.1, whole genome shotgun sequence, the proteins below share one genomic window:
- the LOC121985380 gene encoding putative respiratory burst oxidase homolog protein H isoform X1, which translates to MDIPFFDDHIAHELQSIVVLSDQTQTDATELPAANAPPRSKPLGCLPSQPSQIKVGFRGSFKGGSARKSPGSAGRSNPFVKMTRVASSAQMGLKGLRFLDKTSGGSEGWKAVEKRFEQFSVRGSLPKDNFGRCIGMAESKEFAEELFVALARRRNLEPENGVTKDELKEFWEEMTDQNFDSRLQIFFDMCDKNGDGKLSEEEVKEIIILSASANKLAKLKSSAATYAALIMEELDPDGLGYIELWQLETLLRGMVSSQGTEKTLKRSHSLARTLIPKRYRNPVNRFVSNTADFVHENWKRIWVISFWLTLNIVLASWKFAQYRRRAAFEVMGYCVCIAKAAAETLKLNMALILVPVCRNTLTRLRSTRLSSVFPFDDNINFHKTIALAITIGTLVHTFAHITCDFPRLINCPRSKFMRTLGSDFNYKQPTYPSLLASAPGVTGILMIFIMAFSFTLATHSFRRSVVKLPSPLHHLAGFNAFWYAHHLLVVAYILLIIHSFFLFLTKEWYKKTVIPTHFSYLMLYVDIFGINFLVCTQTWMYLAVPILFYACERITRKVREKSYGVSIVKAAIYPGNVLSIHMKKPPGFKYKSGMYLFVKCPDVSPFEWHPFSITSAPGDEHLSVHIRTLGDWTSELRNLFGKVCQAQVTSKKANLVRLETTVVADVQFEDTRFPKLYIDGPYGAPAQNYKKYDILLLIGLGIGATPFISILKDLLNNIKTNEELQRMHNPDPNIVKSNGPGRAYFYWVTREQGSFEWFKGVMNDVAESDHNNAIEMHNYLTSVYEEGDARSALIAMVQSLQHAKSGVDIVSGSKIRTHFARPNWRKVFSDLANAHKAARIGVFYCGSSALTKQLKDLSQEFSHNTTTRFHFHKENF; encoded by the exons ATGGACATCCCCTTTTTTGACGACCACATTGCGCACGAGCTCCAGAGCATCGTCGTCCTCTCCGACCAAACCCAGACAGATGCCACCGAGCTGCCCGCCGCCAATGCGCCGCCCCGCTCGAAGCCCCTCGGTTGTCTCCCTTCCCAACCCTCCCAGATCAAGGTAGGGTTCAGGGGCTCCTTCAAGGGTGGATCCGCCCGGAAGAGTCCTGGAAGCGCCGGGAGGTCAAATCCCTTCGTGAAGATGACCCGGGTGGCGTCCAGCGCGCAGATGGGGCTCAAGGGGCTCCGCTTCCTGGACAAGACCTCCGGCGGCAGCGAGGGGTGGAAGGCCGTCGAGAAGCGATTCGAGCAATTCTCCGTCAGAGGAAGCCTTCCCAAGGATAACTTCGGCCGCTGCATTG GCATGGCTGAATCAAAGGAGTTTGCCGAAGAGCTGTTTGTTGCTTTAGCAAGGAGAAGAAACTTGGAACCAGAAAATGGAGTAACAAAGGATGAACTAAAAGAGTTCTGGGAAGAAATGACAGACCAAAATTTCGATTCTCGTCTACAAATATTCTTTGACAT GTGCGATAAGAATGGTGATGGAAAGCTGTCTGAAGAAGAGGTGAAAGAG ATAATCATACTGAGTGCTTCAGCAAACAAGCTTGCGAAATTGAAATCAAGTGCAGCGACCTATGCTGCTCTCATAATGGAGGAACTCGACCCTGATGGCCTGGGCTATATTGAG CTTTGGCAGCTTGAGACATTACTTAGAGGTATGGTTAGCTCACAAGGAACTGAGAAAACATTAAAACGTTCACATAGCCTTGCAAGAACATTGATACCGAAGAGATACAGAAACCCAGTAAATCGATTTGTTAGCAACACTGCAGATTTTGTTCATGAGAATTGGAAGAGGATATGGGTTATTTCCTTCTGGTTGACATTGAATATAGTCCTAGCTTCATGGAAGTTTGCCCAATACAGAAGGAGAGCAGCATTTGAAGTGATGGGTTATTGCGTCTGCATAGCCAAGGCTGCTGCTGAGACCTTGAAACTAAATATGGCTTTGATTCTTGTCCCTGTCTGTCGCAACACCCTCACAAGGCTCAGATCAACTCGTCTTAGCTCAGTATTTCCATTTGATGATAACATCAACTTCCACAAG ACTATTGCGCTGGCAATAACTATTGGAACTTTAGTGCACACCTTTGCACATATAACATGTGATTTTCCACGGCTAATTAACTGTCCACGTTCCAAATTCATGAGAACATTGGGATCTGATTTCAATTACAAGCAACCCACTTATCCATCTTTGCTAGCAAGTGCCCCAGGGGTCACTGGTATTCTGATGATTTTCATCATGGCATTTTCTTTCACTTTAGCAACACATTCTTTCAGGAGGAGTGTGGTCAAGTTGCCATCACCCCTCCACCATTTAGCTGGGTTCAATGCATTTTGGTACGCTCACCATCTTCTGGTTGTCGCATACATTCTTCTGATAATCCATTCTTTCTTCCTATTCCTCACCAAGGAATGGTATAAGAAGACGGTAATTCCTACCCATTTTTCATACCTTATGTTGTATGTGGACATTTTTGGCATTAACTTTCTTGTATGCACACAGACATGGATGTATCTTGCAGTCCCAATACTATTTTATGCTTGCGAGAGAATAACTCGGAAAGTTCGTGAGAAAAGCTATGGTGTCAGCATTGTTAAG GCAGCAATATACCCCGGTAATGTCCTTTCGATACATATGAAAAAGCCACCAGGTTTCAAATACAAAAGTGGGATGTACCTATTTGTGAAATGTCCTGATGTGTCACCTTTTGAATG GCATCCATTCTCAATCACCTCTGCACCAGGAGATGAACACTTGAGCGTTCATATCCGAACCTTGGGCGACTGGACGTCTGAGTTAAGGAACCTATTTGGAAAG GTTTGTCAGGCTCAGGTCACCTCGAAAAAAGCTAATCTTGTTAGACTTGAAACCACAGTTGTAGCAGATGTTCAATTTGAAGATACAAG ATTCCCTAAGCTCTACATAGATGGCCCATATGGTGCACCAGCTCAAAATTACAAGAAGTATGACATTCTTTTGCTCATCGGACTAGGAATCGGCGCAACTCCATTTATTAGTATTCTGAAGGATCTCCTGAACAATATAAAGACCAACGAA GAATTGCAAAGGATGCATAACCCAGATCCCAACATCGTCAAATCAAATGGCCCGGGAAGAGCTTACTTCTACTGGGTAACAAGGGAACAAGGATCGTTCGAGTGGTTCAAAGGTGTCATGAATGATGTTGCTGAAAGTGACCACAAT AATGCCATTGAGATGCACAACTACTTGACAAGTGTGTACGAAGAAGGTGATGCAAGGTCAGCCCTCATTGCAATGGTTCAGTCACTCCAACATGCCAAAAGTGGCGTGGACATAGTCTCAGGGAGCAAG ATACGCACACACTTTGCGAGACCAAATTGGAGGAAAGTGTTCTCTGATTTGGCAAACGCCCACAAAGCCGCCCGTATAG GTGTTTTCTACTGCGGATCTTCTGCACTTACAAAACAACTTAAAGATCTTTCACAAGAATTCAGCCATAATACCACTACCCGGTTTCACTTCCACAAGGAGAACTTCTAA
- the LOC121985380 gene encoding putative respiratory burst oxidase homolog protein H isoform X2, with amino-acid sequence MDIPFFDDHIAHELQSIVVLSDQTQTDATELPAANAPPRSKPLGCLPSQPSQIKVGFRGSFKGGSARKSPGSAGRSNPFVKMTRVASSAQMGLKGLRFLDKTSGGSEGWKAVEKRFEQFSVRGSLPKDNFGRCIGMAESKEFAEELFVALARRRNLEPENGVTKDELKEFWEEMTDQNFDSRLQIFFDMCDKNGDGKLSEEEVKEIIILSASANKLAKLKSSAATYAALIMEELDPDGLGYIELWQLETLLRGMVSSQGTEKTLKRSHSLARTLIPKRYRNPVNRFVSNTADFVHENWKRIWVISFWLTLNIVLASWKFAQYRRRAAFEVMGYCVCIAKAAAETLKLNMALILVPVCRNTLTRLRSTRLSSVFPFDDNINFHKTIALAITIGTLVHTFAHITCDFPRLINCPRSKFMRTLGSDFNYKQPTYPSLLASAPGVTGILMIFIMAFSFTLATHSFRRSVVKLPSPLHHLAGFNAFWYAHHLLVVAYILLIIHSFFLFLTKEWYKKTTWMYLAVPILFYACERITRKVREKSYGVSIVKAAIYPGNVLSIHMKKPPGFKYKSGMYLFVKCPDVSPFEWHPFSITSAPGDEHLSVHIRTLGDWTSELRNLFGKVCQAQVTSKKANLVRLETTVVADVQFEDTRFPKLYIDGPYGAPAQNYKKYDILLLIGLGIGATPFISILKDLLNNIKTNEELQRMHNPDPNIVKSNGPGRAYFYWVTREQGSFEWFKGVMNDVAESDHNNAIEMHNYLTSVYEEGDARSALIAMVQSLQHAKSGVDIVSGSKIRTHFARPNWRKVFSDLANAHKAARIGVFYCGSSALTKQLKDLSQEFSHNTTTRFHFHKENF; translated from the exons ATGGACATCCCCTTTTTTGACGACCACATTGCGCACGAGCTCCAGAGCATCGTCGTCCTCTCCGACCAAACCCAGACAGATGCCACCGAGCTGCCCGCCGCCAATGCGCCGCCCCGCTCGAAGCCCCTCGGTTGTCTCCCTTCCCAACCCTCCCAGATCAAGGTAGGGTTCAGGGGCTCCTTCAAGGGTGGATCCGCCCGGAAGAGTCCTGGAAGCGCCGGGAGGTCAAATCCCTTCGTGAAGATGACCCGGGTGGCGTCCAGCGCGCAGATGGGGCTCAAGGGGCTCCGCTTCCTGGACAAGACCTCCGGCGGCAGCGAGGGGTGGAAGGCCGTCGAGAAGCGATTCGAGCAATTCTCCGTCAGAGGAAGCCTTCCCAAGGATAACTTCGGCCGCTGCATTG GCATGGCTGAATCAAAGGAGTTTGCCGAAGAGCTGTTTGTTGCTTTAGCAAGGAGAAGAAACTTGGAACCAGAAAATGGAGTAACAAAGGATGAACTAAAAGAGTTCTGGGAAGAAATGACAGACCAAAATTTCGATTCTCGTCTACAAATATTCTTTGACAT GTGCGATAAGAATGGTGATGGAAAGCTGTCTGAAGAAGAGGTGAAAGAG ATAATCATACTGAGTGCTTCAGCAAACAAGCTTGCGAAATTGAAATCAAGTGCAGCGACCTATGCTGCTCTCATAATGGAGGAACTCGACCCTGATGGCCTGGGCTATATTGAG CTTTGGCAGCTTGAGACATTACTTAGAGGTATGGTTAGCTCACAAGGAACTGAGAAAACATTAAAACGTTCACATAGCCTTGCAAGAACATTGATACCGAAGAGATACAGAAACCCAGTAAATCGATTTGTTAGCAACACTGCAGATTTTGTTCATGAGAATTGGAAGAGGATATGGGTTATTTCCTTCTGGTTGACATTGAATATAGTCCTAGCTTCATGGAAGTTTGCCCAATACAGAAGGAGAGCAGCATTTGAAGTGATGGGTTATTGCGTCTGCATAGCCAAGGCTGCTGCTGAGACCTTGAAACTAAATATGGCTTTGATTCTTGTCCCTGTCTGTCGCAACACCCTCACAAGGCTCAGATCAACTCGTCTTAGCTCAGTATTTCCATTTGATGATAACATCAACTTCCACAAG ACTATTGCGCTGGCAATAACTATTGGAACTTTAGTGCACACCTTTGCACATATAACATGTGATTTTCCACGGCTAATTAACTGTCCACGTTCCAAATTCATGAGAACATTGGGATCTGATTTCAATTACAAGCAACCCACTTATCCATCTTTGCTAGCAAGTGCCCCAGGGGTCACTGGTATTCTGATGATTTTCATCATGGCATTTTCTTTCACTTTAGCAACACATTCTTTCAGGAGGAGTGTGGTCAAGTTGCCATCACCCCTCCACCATTTAGCTGGGTTCAATGCATTTTGGTACGCTCACCATCTTCTGGTTGTCGCATACATTCTTCTGATAATCCATTCTTTCTTCCTATTCCTCACCAAGGAATGGTATAAGAAGACG ACATGGATGTATCTTGCAGTCCCAATACTATTTTATGCTTGCGAGAGAATAACTCGGAAAGTTCGTGAGAAAAGCTATGGTGTCAGCATTGTTAAG GCAGCAATATACCCCGGTAATGTCCTTTCGATACATATGAAAAAGCCACCAGGTTTCAAATACAAAAGTGGGATGTACCTATTTGTGAAATGTCCTGATGTGTCACCTTTTGAATG GCATCCATTCTCAATCACCTCTGCACCAGGAGATGAACACTTGAGCGTTCATATCCGAACCTTGGGCGACTGGACGTCTGAGTTAAGGAACCTATTTGGAAAG GTTTGTCAGGCTCAGGTCACCTCGAAAAAAGCTAATCTTGTTAGACTTGAAACCACAGTTGTAGCAGATGTTCAATTTGAAGATACAAG ATTCCCTAAGCTCTACATAGATGGCCCATATGGTGCACCAGCTCAAAATTACAAGAAGTATGACATTCTTTTGCTCATCGGACTAGGAATCGGCGCAACTCCATTTATTAGTATTCTGAAGGATCTCCTGAACAATATAAAGACCAACGAA GAATTGCAAAGGATGCATAACCCAGATCCCAACATCGTCAAATCAAATGGCCCGGGAAGAGCTTACTTCTACTGGGTAACAAGGGAACAAGGATCGTTCGAGTGGTTCAAAGGTGTCATGAATGATGTTGCTGAAAGTGACCACAAT AATGCCATTGAGATGCACAACTACTTGACAAGTGTGTACGAAGAAGGTGATGCAAGGTCAGCCCTCATTGCAATGGTTCAGTCACTCCAACATGCCAAAAGTGGCGTGGACATAGTCTCAGGGAGCAAG ATACGCACACACTTTGCGAGACCAAATTGGAGGAAAGTGTTCTCTGATTTGGCAAACGCCCACAAAGCCGCCCGTATAG GTGTTTTCTACTGCGGATCTTCTGCACTTACAAAACAACTTAAAGATCTTTCACAAGAATTCAGCCATAATACCACTACCCGGTTTCACTTCCACAAGGAGAACTTCTAA